GGTGTGGTACCGCCGTGCCGGCAAGTGCTCCGAGCAGCCGCGCCTCACGGAGAAAGGTCGCGTGGATCTCGGGCTTTGCGCCCGGCGGCGGGCAGCGCAGGACGTACTCGGCGCCGTCCCCAAAAAGGCGCAGCAGGACGTTCTGCGTGCCCCCGGTGAGCGGCGTAACGGAGTCGATCGCCCCACTACCCAGCCCCTGCGCATCCATCCATTCGGCGAGTCGTCCGAGATCGACCTCCGCCGCCCCCCCGTGAGCGCTCATCCCAGCACCGCGCTGAACTTCGCCCGTGCAGCGGCCTCGGCCGTCGGCCGGTGATAGTCCGGGAACAGGTCCTCACAACCGGTGTACTCGCGCAGCAACTGCTTGGCGACGGTGACCTTGTGCACCTCGGTCGGACCGTCTGCGAGCCCCATCTGGTAGGCGCGCACGATCAGGCCGACGAAGGGCATCTCGGACGACACCCCTATCGATCCATGCACCTGCAATGCGCTCGACGCGATGTCGTGCAGCACCTTGGGCATCGTCGCCTTCACCGCGGCGATGTCCTTGCGCACCTTCATGTAGTCCTGGTACTTGTCGATGCGCCAGGCAGTGCGCATGACCAGCAGGCGGAACTGCTCGAGCTGGATCCACGCATCGGCGATCCTCTCCTGCACCATCTGCTTGTCCGCGAGCAGCGAGCCCTGGGTGCTGCGCGACAAGGCCCGCTCGCACAGCGCGTCGAGCGCCTTCTGCGACTGGCCGATGACGCGCATCGCGTGGTGCACGCGCCCCCCGCCGAGGCGCACCTGCGCGACGACGAAGGCCTCGCCCGGCGCGCCGAGCATGTTCTCCGCCGCCACCCGCACCCGGTCGAAGTTCAGGTAGCCATGAGTCGCCTCGGGATCGTCAGGGACGCCGACGTTACGGACGATCTCGATTCCCGGCGTGCAGGCAGGCACGATGAACATGCTCATGCCTTTGTAGGGCGACACGGTCGGATCGGTGATCGCCATGACGATGTAGAACGCGGCATAGCGCGCGTTCGACGCGAACCACTTCTGCCCCGAAATCAGCCAATCATTGCCATCCTGTTCGGCGCGCGTCGTGAACACTTTCGGATCGGCGCCCCCCTGCGGCTCGGTCATCGCAAAACAGGACACGATGCGGTTGTCGAGAAGCGGCTCGAGGTAGCGCGCCTTCTGTTCGGGCGTGCCGTAGTGCGCGAGGATCTCGCAGTTTCCCGAGTCGGGCGCGTGCGCACCGAACACGATGGGCGCGAACAGCGCGCGACCGAGGATCTCGTTCATCAGCGCCAGCTTGACCTGGCCATAGCCCGACCCGCCGAGTTCCGGTCCGAGGTGGCAAGCCCACAGATTCCTGGCCTTCACCTCGCGCTGCAGCGGGCGGACCAGCGCCTCGAAGCGCGGATCGTGGATATTCCAGGGACTGCCGAGGACATGCTCGAGCGGCTCGACCTCGTCGCGCACGAAGCGGTCGATCCAGTCGAGTTCCTGCTGGAATTCCGGGTCGGTCTCAAAATCCCATGCCATCTTCGATCTCCATCAGGCGAGCAGCAGGCCACCATCGACCAGCAGGGTCTGGCCGAGCATGTAGGACGCCAGCGGCGAAGCGAGGAAGAGCGCCGCACCGGCCATCTCTTCCGGCGTGCCGAGGCGGCCGAGGGGAATATTCTTGAGCGACGCCTCAAGGCGCTTGGGGTGATCCGTCGTGATGCGGGTAAGCTTGGTCGCGACGAGCCCGGGGGCGATGCCGTTCACGCGGATGCCGTCACGTGCCCACGCTTCGCCCAGCGTGCGGGTAAGGCCGTAGGCCCCCGTCTTGGAAGCGTTGTAGGCCGGGGTGCCGACCGTGGAATGGAAGGCCGCGGCCGAACTCACGATGATCATCGATCCGCGGCTCTCGGCGAGCATGTCGTGGAACTTGTCGCCACAGGCCATGAGGCTCACGAGGTTCACATTCACGACCTCCCGAAAGGCCGGCACCTTGAACTCCTCGCGGTTGTAGCGCACCGTGCCTTGCGAGCAGATCAGCACGTCGAGCCGCTCGAACGGCACCGGCGCGCACGCCACCGCATCGGCGTCGGCCACGTCCACTTGCGCATACGCGAGTCCCTCGAGGTTCGAGTCGGCCGAATCCGCATAATCGGCGGCGGTCGGTCGCGTGCCCCAGACGTGGACGCTCGCCCCGCGCCGACGGAAGGCCTGCGCCATGCCGTTGCCGATCCCGCTCGATCCTCCCACCACGAGTACCGTCTTGCCGCTGAAGTCCAGTTCGTTCACGTGTTCGTTTCTCCTTCGTCCATGCGTCAGGGATTGGTCACGGCCGCGGCGACCATGCTTTGAATCTGCCCTTCGTCGAGCCCGACCGATCGCCACACCCTGTGGCTGTGCTCGCCCAGCGCCGGCGGTGCCCGGTCAAGGGCGAGGGGCAGGTCGCAAAAGTTCCAGTACGCGCCGACCTGTTCGAGGTGCCCATACACCGCGTGCGGATAGGCGGCGTGCAGCCCCGCCCGTCGGCAGCCGTCGTCGTCGAGAAAGCTCAGACCGGGGTTTTCGAGCGCGGGCTCGCAAGGCACCCCCGCCGCGGTCAGACACTCGCAGGCCGTCTCGCGGCTGAACGCCGCAAACCAGGCCTCGCGATCGTTCCCGGCCAAGGCGGCGAGCGCCCGCGCTTCCTCCGGCCGCAGCGCGGCGACAGCCAGCCAGCCGTCCGCGCAGCGATACAGACGGTGATCCGGCGACACGCCGGTCTGCGCCGCGTCGAGGTGATCGATCGGGGACAGACTGCCGTCGGCGCGCATCACGGCCTCGCCCACGGTCAGTAGCGTCGCGCCGAGGAGCGATGCCGCCACCGCCTGTCCGTCGCCCGTTATCTGGCGCTGAAAATGCGCGAGCAGGAGTGCGAACACTGACGACAGCGCGGCGAAGTAGTCCCCGACGCCGAAGCGCAACCACATCGGCGGCCTCCCCTCGCCGCCGCATTCCACTTCCCAGCCGCAGGCCGCCTGCATCAGCTGGTCGAACCCGGGCCAGTCCTTGCGCGGTCCCAGCGGACCGTAGGAGCTGATGTGGCAATACACAAGCGCCGGATTGATCGCCTTCAGCGTTTCGTAGTCGATACCCAGCTTGTGCGCGGCCGGCAGGCGGACGTTGTGATGAACCACGTCGGCCCAGCGCACCAGCGCCGCGAGTGCCGGTTGTGCGGTCGGATCCCCGAGCTTGAGCGTCGCACCGAGCTTGCCACGCTGCGTGCCGGCGAAGATCCGTTCCAGACGGCGCATCGCATCGCCACCGGGGGGTTCCACCTTGATGACTTCGGCGCCGAGGTCGGCGAGGAGCTGCGTCGCGAAGGGCCCCGCAAGGTAGGCGCCCAGGTCGAGCACCCTGAGGCCAGTGAGGGGTGCGCTCCCCGACTGCCCCTTCGGCACGCCGTCGAATGCTTGCGCGCGCGGGACGCTCCAAGCCGGGTCCGATTCAAGCGGCAGCAACCCGCCGCGCAGGCGCGGGGGAGGG
This DNA window, taken from Thauera sp. K11, encodes the following:
- a CDS encoding acyl-CoA dehydrogenase family protein, whose product is MAWDFETDPEFQQELDWIDRFVRDEVEPLEHVLGSPWNIHDPRFEALVRPLQREVKARNLWACHLGPELGGSGYGQVKLALMNEILGRALFAPIVFGAHAPDSGNCEILAHYGTPEQKARYLEPLLDNRIVSCFAMTEPQGGADPKVFTTRAEQDGNDWLISGQKWFASNARYAAFYIVMAITDPTVSPYKGMSMFIVPACTPGIEIVRNVGVPDDPEATHGYLNFDRVRVAAENMLGAPGEAFVVAQVRLGGGRVHHAMRVIGQSQKALDALCERALSRSTQGSLLADKQMVQERIADAWIQLEQFRLLVMRTAWRIDKYQDYMKVRKDIAAVKATMPKVLHDIASSALQVHGSIGVSSEMPFVGLIVRAYQMGLADGPTEVHKVTVAKQLLREYTGCEDLFPDYHRPTAEAAARAKFSAVLG
- a CDS encoding SDR family NAD(P)-dependent oxidoreductase: MNELDFSGKTVLVVGGSSGIGNGMAQAFRRRGASVHVWGTRPTAADYADSADSNLEGLAYAQVDVADADAVACAPVPFERLDVLICSQGTVRYNREEFKVPAFREVVNVNLVSLMACGDKFHDMLAESRGSMIIVSSAAAFHSTVGTPAYNASKTGAYGLTRTLGEAWARDGIRVNGIAPGLVATKLTRITTDHPKRLEASLKNIPLGRLGTPEEMAGAALFLASPLASYMLGQTLLVDGGLLLA
- a CDS encoding CoA transferase, producing the protein MHEGILAGIRVVEIACGIPGPAAGLLLSEAGAEVIRIEAPGSDAEQGTALFSVLNRGKRRVELDLDRDDGRGRLRALLADADVLIHDFIPRRAAALGLADDVLAAACPQLVVSAITGWPSRHPLAEALPRESLVLARLGLLDEQPGHRPGPIFVRMPFASWLAAWFCVIGVMARLIARRRDGRGGAAHTSLAQAALAPMSMHWSRAETPTPVFAKGLDKTTPIPLHRCFDGRWIHVHYSPDKAPWMAEALAAMGPEAVAAENAKYPPSHVAPNFGANRAIIATRPAQEWVEHFWQHDVAAQVAAPFGEIYRDEQARANGFVVMVDDPVLGHVFEPGPAYTTDPPPRLRGGLLPLESDPAWSVPRAQAFDGVPKGQSGSAPLTGLRVLDLGAYLAGPFATQLLADLGAEVIKVEPPGGDAMRRLERIFAGTQRGKLGATLKLGDPTAQPALAALVRWADVVHHNVRLPAAHKLGIDYETLKAINPALVYCHISSYGPLGPRKDWPGFDQLMQAACGWEVECGGEGRPPMWLRFGVGDYFAALSSVFALLLAHFQRQITGDGQAVAASLLGATLLTVGEAVMRADGSLSPIDHLDAAQTGVSPDHRLYRCADGWLAVAALRPEEARALAALAGNDREAWFAAFSRETACECLTAAGVPCEPALENPGLSFLDDDGCRRAGLHAAYPHAVYGHLEQVGAYWNFCDLPLALDRAPPALGEHSHRVWRSVGLDEGQIQSMVAAAVTNP